One part of the Acidobacteriota bacterium genome encodes these proteins:
- a CDS encoding TonB family protein, with amino-acid sequence MQVAINPLMAILLAATLFGQTPPPHPDRSDQKIKARLNKMLAIAKADREKGDWAGAISVLQDATTLDPSRDLLWAKLGEAYQGANNYQEAATAYRKAIVIKPIGAYYNNLGEAYVKLRMTGEAVQAYKNAVAVDSTAAYQYYFNIGAILTNTGDLEQANAAYSDSIRLNPQFAMAYYFKGTNLLSKAQVVHAKATVPDEALQLLHRYLELQPTGAYAIASHQVIAFLSRDIRTTYTRQPTGEQPENGTRTLSQSEAQSLPIWKVQPVYPELARNIRIQGQVILDALIAKDGTVLSLSALSGNPLLIESALDAVQQWRFKPDSILGMPVRMRTQVRVEFVLER; translated from the coding sequence ATGCAGGTAGCGATCAATCCCTTGATGGCGATATTGCTTGCAGCCACGCTGTTTGGGCAAACTCCGCCACCGCACCCGGATCGGAGCGACCAGAAAATCAAGGCGCGTTTGAATAAGATGCTTGCGATAGCGAAGGCGGATAGAGAAAAGGGGGACTGGGCGGGCGCGATTTCTGTGCTGCAGGATGCAACGACGCTTGATCCTTCGAGGGACCTGCTGTGGGCCAAATTGGGGGAAGCCTATCAAGGTGCCAACAACTATCAGGAAGCAGCCACCGCTTATAGGAAAGCGATTGTAATTAAGCCGATTGGGGCCTATTACAACAATTTAGGCGAAGCATATGTCAAGTTGCGCATGACCGGTGAAGCTGTGCAGGCGTATAAGAATGCTGTGGCGGTAGATTCCACAGCCGCCTATCAATACTATTTCAATATCGGCGCGATACTGACAAACACTGGAGATTTGGAGCAGGCGAATGCCGCCTACAGTGACTCGATCAGGTTAAATCCTCAGTTCGCGATGGCTTACTACTTCAAAGGCACAAACCTACTGAGCAAGGCGCAAGTAGTTCATGCAAAAGCGACTGTGCCTGATGAAGCATTGCAGTTGCTCCACAGATATCTTGAATTGCAGCCAACCGGAGCCTACGCGATTGCTTCACATCAAGTCATCGCCTTCCTAAGCAGGGACATCAGGACAACCTACACGCGACAACCCACTGGTGAACAACCAGAGAATGGAACACGGACACTCTCTCAGTCGGAGGCCCAGTCTTTACCGATTTGGAAGGTTCAACCCGTTTACCCAGAACTGGCGAGAAATATAAGGATTCAAGGGCAGGTGATCCTTGACGCCCTGATCGCGAAGGACGGGACCGTTCTTAGTTTGAGCGCCCTTTCCGGCAACCCGTTACTCATCGAGTCAGCCTTGGATGCAGTGCAGCAGTGGCGATTCAAGCCAGATAGCATTCTCGGTATGCCAGTGAGGATGCGGACGCAAGTGCGAGTCGAATTCGTCCTCGAACGTTGA
- a CDS encoding tetratricopeptide repeat protein has protein sequence MEDRLNTILSNADQALKAGHAGDAVKQYEAAIEMVRKEPLLAEQEQRVLRKVGNGYVQANRPTDAIPIFQKLLESVKEDCASETTSVSTCASAQQDLAVSKMHAGDFEGGLASLRQAETNYSKAEKLSGSHEFAMIQLMDQANARVLIAVALFRLGKTADAVTTAEGAIPQLNRVKDDSDINVGIRESAASSANNAQTILAQLKSAH, from the coding sequence TTGGAAGATCGTCTCAACACGATTCTTTCCAACGCGGACCAAGCTCTTAAGGCTGGCCACGCGGGCGATGCGGTTAAGCAATACGAGGCAGCCATAGAAATGGTTCGCAAGGAGCCTCTTCTGGCGGAACAGGAGCAGCGGGTTTTGAGAAAAGTTGGCAATGGCTACGTTCAGGCAAATCGTCCCACTGATGCGATACCGATCTTCCAGAAACTGCTAGAAAGCGTGAAGGAGGATTGCGCCTCTGAGACAACCTCGGTGTCAACATGTGCAAGCGCCCAGCAAGACCTTGCCGTATCGAAGATGCACGCTGGTGATTTCGAAGGTGGATTGGCATCCTTGCGACAGGCAGAAACGAACTATTCCAAAGCTGAGAAGTTAAGCGGTTCCCATGAGTTCGCGATGATTCAGCTAATGGACCAGGCGAATGCGCGAGTGCTGATCGCAGTTGCACTTTTCCGGCTGGGTAAAACCGCCGATGCCGTAACAACCGCTGAAGGGGCAATTCCGCAGCTCAACCGCGTGAAAGATGACAGTGACATCAACGTTGGGATTCGAGAGAGTGCGGCGAGCTCAGCTAACAACGCTCAGACGATCCTAGCCCAACTCAAATCAGCACATTGA
- a CDS encoding beta-lactamase family protein — protein MPSISFAVASHGTVLCEDAFGWADREKRLPASPRTVYAAGSVAKSITGAAVFLLVNRDKLRLDATPEQYGVHVPAYAGRGMTIRQLLTMSAGVPHGWFYDYEPGSHHRDALNRYAISAFPPGRYFYYSNFSFGVLGEVVERTARRPFEDFVGEGLLRPLQMQSSGFKPSEKNLSTGYESGKAVPRHDFEPVAGGGFYTSAHDLALFGNFQLDPSQRLIRPDLMRDMHTVPKGHELDWRYANGWGVLALDKDTRVLVSNGRVLGGSAMLLVLPEESVVIACLTNVSSDATDDLAFQFANVFSSGFLARLESLRKQVEAAEAPQPFRVNESMRGAWVGTMRTPTRTLPAGLRFAKDQSEIRVGNRSFVPIKELRIEQGFVMGEADISIDLPETRTRTTKLELQLQFIDGKRFVGAASTVSTGDLPGFSLPAFISLVREKH, from the coding sequence GTGCCTTCCATTTCCTTCGCTGTCGCTTCTCACGGCACAGTTCTGTGTGAAGATGCATTCGGTTGGGCTGATCGCGAGAAACGACTTCCGGCTAGTCCAAGAACCGTATACGCGGCCGGGTCGGTTGCAAAGTCGATCACAGGCGCGGCTGTATTCCTGCTCGTGAATCGTGACAAACTTCGGCTGGATGCGACCCCTGAACAGTACGGAGTTCACGTTCCGGCCTACGCCGGGAGAGGAATGACGATCCGTCAACTGCTGACCATGTCTGCAGGTGTCCCGCACGGCTGGTTCTACGATTATGAGCCAGGATCGCATCACCGGGATGCACTGAACCGATATGCCATCAGCGCCTTCCCGCCCGGTCGCTACTTCTATTACTCGAACTTTTCTTTCGGAGTGCTGGGGGAAGTCGTGGAACGGACTGCCCGACGTCCCTTCGAGGACTTCGTCGGGGAAGGGTTACTGCGGCCACTACAAATGCAATCCAGCGGTTTCAAACCTTCAGAGAAGAACTTAAGTACTGGATATGAATCTGGCAAAGCAGTACCTCGCCATGATTTTGAACCGGTGGCTGGCGGCGGGTTCTATACGTCTGCCCACGATCTTGCTTTGTTTGGCAATTTCCAGTTGGACCCCTCACAAAGACTGATCAGGCCGGACTTAATGCGAGATATGCATACCGTGCCCAAAGGCCATGAATTGGACTGGCGTTACGCGAATGGTTGGGGAGTTTTAGCGCTGGACAAGGATACCCGCGTACTCGTGAGCAATGGTCGGGTCCTCGGCGGATCGGCGATGCTTCTCGTTCTGCCCGAAGAAAGCGTGGTAATCGCCTGTCTGACGAACGTGTCAAGTGATGCAACCGATGATCTCGCCTTCCAGTTTGCAAACGTATTTTCTAGTGGTTTCTTGGCTCGCCTTGAATCCTTACGGAAACAGGTGGAAGCGGCCGAGGCGCCGCAACCTTTCCGTGTCAATGAGTCCATGCGCGGAGCGTGGGTTGGCACGATGCGTACACCGACGAGGACCCTGCCCGCCGGTCTTCGCTTTGCCAAGGACCAGTCCGAAATACGAGTCGGCAACAGGTCTTTCGTTCCCATCAAGGAGTTGAGAATCGAACAGGGATTCGTGATGGGAGAAGCGGACATAAGTATTGACTTACCGGAGACCCGCACGCGTACGACGAAGTTGGAATTGCAGCTGCAATTCATTGACGGTAAGCGGTTTGTCGGAGCTGCCAGCACAGTGTCAACGGGCGATCTGCCAGGATTCAGCCTGCCCGCATTCATCTCGCTCGTAAGGGAAAAGCATTGA
- a CDS encoding DUF4262 domain-containing protein — translation MALRKNKFQTARTRKFRESKLGPEDDRTISHVEEFGCSVVSVTGSKHDLGWSYTIGIFDTCGKPEIITVGLPPKTAHSALNEGAKLLRSGVDLSQGRRHDLIGEVDCEFRPVDPKWVEHLMDWAVWYYDGVEFPVLQAVYPDLENRFPEDEGFDRAFEQPLMQPNAPMARAENDFWASTDPTSSLFSWKFPDPPHTGVYLSKTVNEGTEPVTFVSHDAEDGAWQLLGNSMSGPGGVISCFHHPIDRDPSIAELADLPLGWYAERDKIGEPWVRRKREPVDASE, via the coding sequence ATGGCTCTCCGTAAAAACAAGTTCCAAACTGCGCGAACGCGGAAGTTCAGGGAAAGCAAGTTAGGCCCGGAGGACGATCGCACAATCAGTCACGTCGAGGAGTTTGGTTGCTCGGTTGTGAGCGTTACGGGTTCGAAGCACGATCTTGGGTGGTCATACACGATCGGCATTTTCGATACGTGTGGCAAACCGGAAATCATTACCGTCGGACTACCCCCAAAAACCGCGCACTCTGCTCTCAATGAAGGAGCGAAGCTTTTGCGGTCCGGCGTTGATCTCAGTCAGGGTCGACGCCACGATCTAATAGGGGAGGTCGATTGCGAGTTCCGACCCGTGGATCCAAAGTGGGTGGAACACCTGATGGACTGGGCCGTCTGGTACTACGACGGCGTTGAGTTTCCCGTGCTGCAAGCCGTGTATCCAGACCTTGAGAACCGGTTCCCTGAGGACGAGGGGTTTGACCGAGCGTTTGAGCAACCGCTCATGCAGCCGAACGCCCCAATGGCTAGAGCCGAAAATGATTTTTGGGCATCAACTGACCCGACGAGCAGCCTATTCAGCTGGAAGTTCCCGGACCCTCCACACACAGGAGTCTACCTGTCCAAGACAGTCAACGAGGGGACCGAGCCGGTGACGTTCGTATCACACGATGCGGAAGATGGCGCGTGGCAGTTGTTGGGTAACAGTATGAGCGGCCCCGGTGGTGTGATCTCATGCTTTCACCACCCCATCGACCGCGACCCCAGCATTGCTGAATTGGCAGACCTACCTTTAGGTTGGTACGCCGAGCGCGACAAGATCGGAGAACCATGGGTTCGAAGAAAACGTGAGCCAGTCGATGCTTCCGAGTGA